Proteins encoded within one genomic window of Eleutherodactylus coqui strain aEleCoq1 chromosome 1, aEleCoq1.hap1, whole genome shotgun sequence:
- the PHACTR4 gene encoding phosphatase and actin regulator 4 isoform X1, whose translation MSDGETESAPGHEEKEGDLRTAGTADPQPSSSAEIPCPPHAPVMEDRSAEEGDPPMVPPAPPTPPAKRKSKFSGIGKFFKPWKWRKRKSSDTFRETSEVLERKISMRKPREELIKRGVLVEVPEVPEDTSIKSESPPLRNGHMSQRPTESQDDEKKIERNNRPGSTGPRPISEGEHTQEVLRESLKQPHVLRESLKPPLLPPKRPLSTSNSGTQDHNKSQRPEQPQPVIRVANPTPSPAPRTMLPPSAPKQPPVPPPKPQNRNSNPLMAELCQALGGTTLTPVGSRPSPPLPPKRGLPPPTDPVSNKEKSVRPVSLPSHLANEVPTHTPPSPTHPAHAPTLMPLPSQDPPPTEMPLPSNEEEKDDIPPNVPILPLHIRIQQALNSPQPVPTLDNSQRAHSLLFVSNEMGSGEERTRVRSLPVTIELLKVPDDDEDEEVSLGEEELYPGIGNSHASRVYIGDVPAVTVIPSYIPPCLQEEDEAECVSDSDSEGPILYKEEDEEEDDESETSALANKVKRKDTLAMKLGGNMELPHRTREEWNQIREQIGSQLNRRLSQRPTAEELEQRNILQLKNEADRLAERREIKRRLTRKLSQRPTVAELLERKILRFNEYVEVTDAHDYDRRADKPWTKLTPSDKAAIRKELNDFKSTEMAVHEESKHYTRFHRP comes from the exons CAGAGGAGGGGGATCCTCCTATGGTGCCCCCAGCTCCTCCGACTCCACCTGCCAAAAGAAAGAGCAAGTTCTCTGGGATAGGAAAGTTCTTCAAACCTTggaaatggaggaagaggaagagcagtGATACCTTTCGTGAGACTTCAGAAG TGCTGGAAAGAAAGATTTCTATGAGAAAGCCCAGAGAAGAGCTAATAAAGAGAGGTGTTCTAGTGGAGGTACCTGAAGTACCTGAAG ATACTTCCATAAAATCTGAGTCCCCTCCTTTAAGAAATGGCCACATGAGTCAAAGGCCCACTGAGTCACaagatgatgaaaaaaaaatcgaGCGGAACAATCGACCAG GTTCAACGGGACCACGTCCCATTTCTGAAGGGGAACACACACAGGAAGTCTTACGGGAATCTTTAAAGCAGCCGCATGTCTTACGGGAATCCTTAAAACCACCACTTCTTCCTCCGAAAAGACCGCTTTCCACCTCTAATTCAGGGACTCAGGATCATAATAAGAGCCAACGACCAGAACAACCCCAGCCGGTGATACGCGTGGCAAACCCTACCCCTTCACCTGCACCTAGAACTATGCTACCGCCATCAGCACCTAAACAACCACCTGTTCCACCGCCTAAGCCTCAGAATCGGAACAGCAACCCCTTAATGG CGGAGCTGTGCCAGGCACTGGGAGGAACCACACTCACACCTGTTGGATCTCGACCGTCACCACCACTTCCTCCCAAACGAGGACTTCCACCCCCTACAGATCCTGTGAGCAACAAAGAGAAATCCGTTCGACCTGTGTCTCTCCCTTCTCACCTCGCAAATGAAGTTCCAACACATACCCCACCATCTCCGACACATCCTGCTCATGCCCCCACATTGATGCCTTTGCCCTCCCAAGACCCCCCTCCAACAGAAATGCCTCTACCTAGTAATGAAGAGGAAAAAGATGATATACCACCTAATGTGCCTATACTACCTCTTCATATCCGCATTCAGCAGGCTCTCAACAGTCCGCAGCCAGTGCCCACATTGGATAATTCCCAGCGGGCACACTCCCTTTTGTTTGTTTCCAATGAAATGGGATCGGGAGAGGAGAGAACACGTGTGAGATCCTTGCCTGTCACTATAGAGCTTCTTAAAGT GCctgatgatgatgaagatgaaGAAGTGAGCCTCGGGGAGGAGGAGTTATATCCAGGAATAGGAAATTCTCATGCCTCAAGAGTGTATATTGGGGATGTTCCTGCTGTAACTGTAATACCAAGCTACATTCCGCCGTGccttcaggaggaggatgaagctGAATGCGTTAGTGATAGTGATTCAGAAGGACCAATACTGTAcaaggaggaggatgaagaggaggatgaTGAATCAGAAACAA GTGCCCTGGCCAATAAAGTGAAAAGGAAGGACACTCTGGCCATGAAGTTAGGTGGAAACATGGAGTTACCTCACCGGACCCGAGAAGAGTGGAATCAAATACGGGAGCAGATTGGCTCCCAGCTAAACCGAAGATTGAGCCAGAGACCCACCGCGGAGGAGCTGGAGCAGAGGAATATTCTGCAGT TAAAGAATGAGGCTGACCGGCTTGCAGAGAGACGGGAAATCAAGAGGCGACTGACCCGCAAG CTCAGTCAAAGACCTACAGTGGCTGAGTTGTTGGAGCGGAAGATTCTTAGATTCAATGAGTATGTGGAAGTAACAGATGCCCATGACTATGACAGAAGAGCTGATAAACCCTGGACTAAGCTCACCCCTTCAGACAAG GCAGCAATCCGTAAGGAACTAAATGACTTCAAGAGTACCGAGATGGCTGTGCATGAGGAGAGCAAACACTACACACG ATTTCATCGGCCTTGA
- the PHACTR4 gene encoding phosphatase and actin regulator 4 isoform X5: MGQAFLSRPVIPALQEEGDPPMVPPAPPTPPAKRKSKFSGIGKFFKPWKWRKRKSSDTFRETSEVLERKISMRKPREELIKRGVLVEVPEVPEDTSIKSESPPLRNGHMSQRPTESQDDEKKIERNNRPGSTGPRPISEGEHTQEVLRESLKQPHVLRESLKPPLLPPKRPLSTSNSGTQDHNKSQRPEQPQPVIRVANPTPSPAPRTMLPPSAPKQPPVPPPKPQNRNSNPLMAELCQALGGTTLTPVGSRPSPPLPPKRGLPPPTDPVSNKEKSVRPVSLPSHLANEVPTHTPPSPTHPAHAPTLMPLPSQDPPPTEMPLPSNEEEKDDIPPNVPILPLHIRIQQALNSPQPVPTLDNSQRAHSLLFVSNEMGSGEERTRVRSLPVTIELLKVPDDDEDEEVSLGEEELYPGIGNSHASRVYIGDVPAVTVIPSYIPPCLQEEDEAECVSDSDSEGPILYKEEDEEEDDESETSALANKVKRKDTLAMKLGGNMELPHRTREEWNQIREQIGSQLNRRLSQRPTAEELEQRNILQLKNEADRLAERREIKRRLTRKLSQRPTVAELLERKILRFNEYVEVTDAHDYDRRADKPWTKLTPSDKAAIRKELNDFKSTEMAVHEESKHYTRFHRP, from the exons ATGGGGCAGGCATTCCTTTCTCGGCCTGTGATCCCAGCGTTGCAGG AGGAGGGGGATCCTCCTATGGTGCCCCCAGCTCCTCCGACTCCACCTGCCAAAAGAAAGAGCAAGTTCTCTGGGATAGGAAAGTTCTTCAAACCTTggaaatggaggaagaggaagagcagtGATACCTTTCGTGAGACTTCAGAAG TGCTGGAAAGAAAGATTTCTATGAGAAAGCCCAGAGAAGAGCTAATAAAGAGAGGTGTTCTAGTGGAGGTACCTGAAGTACCTGAAG ATACTTCCATAAAATCTGAGTCCCCTCCTTTAAGAAATGGCCACATGAGTCAAAGGCCCACTGAGTCACaagatgatgaaaaaaaaatcgaGCGGAACAATCGACCAG GTTCAACGGGACCACGTCCCATTTCTGAAGGGGAACACACACAGGAAGTCTTACGGGAATCTTTAAAGCAGCCGCATGTCTTACGGGAATCCTTAAAACCACCACTTCTTCCTCCGAAAAGACCGCTTTCCACCTCTAATTCAGGGACTCAGGATCATAATAAGAGCCAACGACCAGAACAACCCCAGCCGGTGATACGCGTGGCAAACCCTACCCCTTCACCTGCACCTAGAACTATGCTACCGCCATCAGCACCTAAACAACCACCTGTTCCACCGCCTAAGCCTCAGAATCGGAACAGCAACCCCTTAATGG CGGAGCTGTGCCAGGCACTGGGAGGAACCACACTCACACCTGTTGGATCTCGACCGTCACCACCACTTCCTCCCAAACGAGGACTTCCACCCCCTACAGATCCTGTGAGCAACAAAGAGAAATCCGTTCGACCTGTGTCTCTCCCTTCTCACCTCGCAAATGAAGTTCCAACACATACCCCACCATCTCCGACACATCCTGCTCATGCCCCCACATTGATGCCTTTGCCCTCCCAAGACCCCCCTCCAACAGAAATGCCTCTACCTAGTAATGAAGAGGAAAAAGATGATATACCACCTAATGTGCCTATACTACCTCTTCATATCCGCATTCAGCAGGCTCTCAACAGTCCGCAGCCAGTGCCCACATTGGATAATTCCCAGCGGGCACACTCCCTTTTGTTTGTTTCCAATGAAATGGGATCGGGAGAGGAGAGAACACGTGTGAGATCCTTGCCTGTCACTATAGAGCTTCTTAAAGT GCctgatgatgatgaagatgaaGAAGTGAGCCTCGGGGAGGAGGAGTTATATCCAGGAATAGGAAATTCTCATGCCTCAAGAGTGTATATTGGGGATGTTCCTGCTGTAACTGTAATACCAAGCTACATTCCGCCGTGccttcaggaggaggatgaagctGAATGCGTTAGTGATAGTGATTCAGAAGGACCAATACTGTAcaaggaggaggatgaagaggaggatgaTGAATCAGAAACAA GTGCCCTGGCCAATAAAGTGAAAAGGAAGGACACTCTGGCCATGAAGTTAGGTGGAAACATGGAGTTACCTCACCGGACCCGAGAAGAGTGGAATCAAATACGGGAGCAGATTGGCTCCCAGCTAAACCGAAGATTGAGCCAGAGACCCACCGCGGAGGAGCTGGAGCAGAGGAATATTCTGCAGT TAAAGAATGAGGCTGACCGGCTTGCAGAGAGACGGGAAATCAAGAGGCGACTGACCCGCAAG CTCAGTCAAAGACCTACAGTGGCTGAGTTGTTGGAGCGGAAGATTCTTAGATTCAATGAGTATGTGGAAGTAACAGATGCCCATGACTATGACAGAAGAGCTGATAAACCCTGGACTAAGCTCACCCCTTCAGACAAG GCAGCAATCCGTAAGGAACTAAATGACTTCAAGAGTACCGAGATGGCTGTGCATGAGGAGAGCAAACACTACACACG ATTTCATCGGCCTTGA
- the PHACTR4 gene encoding phosphatase and actin regulator 4 isoform X3, protein MSDGETESAPGHEEKEGDLRTAGTADPQPSSSAEIPCPPHAPVMEDRSAEEGDPPMVPPAPPTPPAKRKSKFSGIGKFFKPWKWRKRKSSDTFRETSEDTSIKSESPPLRNGHMSQRPTESQDDEKKIERNNRPGSTGPRPISEGEHTQEVLRESLKQPHVLRESLKPPLLPPKRPLSTSNSGTQDHNKSQRPEQPQPVIRVANPTPSPAPRTMLPPSAPKQPPVPPPKPQNRNSNPLMAELCQALGGTTLTPVGSRPSPPLPPKRGLPPPTDPVSNKEKSVRPVSLPSHLANEVPTHTPPSPTHPAHAPTLMPLPSQDPPPTEMPLPSNEEEKDDIPPNVPILPLHIRIQQALNSPQPVPTLDNSQRAHSLLFVSNEMGSGEERTRVRSLPVTIELLKVPDDDEDEEVSLGEEELYPGIGNSHASRVYIGDVPAVTVIPSYIPPCLQEEDEAECVSDSDSEGPILYKEEDEEEDDESETSALANKVKRKDTLAMKLGGNMELPHRTREEWNQIREQIGSQLNRRLSQRPTAEELEQRNILQLKNEADRLAERREIKRRLTRKLSQRPTVAELLERKILRFNEYVEVTDAHDYDRRADKPWTKLTPSDKAAIRKELNDFKSTEMAVHEESKHYTRFHRP, encoded by the exons CAGAGGAGGGGGATCCTCCTATGGTGCCCCCAGCTCCTCCGACTCCACCTGCCAAAAGAAAGAGCAAGTTCTCTGGGATAGGAAAGTTCTTCAAACCTTggaaatggaggaagaggaagagcagtGATACCTTTCGTGAGACTTCAGAAG ATACTTCCATAAAATCTGAGTCCCCTCCTTTAAGAAATGGCCACATGAGTCAAAGGCCCACTGAGTCACaagatgatgaaaaaaaaatcgaGCGGAACAATCGACCAG GTTCAACGGGACCACGTCCCATTTCTGAAGGGGAACACACACAGGAAGTCTTACGGGAATCTTTAAAGCAGCCGCATGTCTTACGGGAATCCTTAAAACCACCACTTCTTCCTCCGAAAAGACCGCTTTCCACCTCTAATTCAGGGACTCAGGATCATAATAAGAGCCAACGACCAGAACAACCCCAGCCGGTGATACGCGTGGCAAACCCTACCCCTTCACCTGCACCTAGAACTATGCTACCGCCATCAGCACCTAAACAACCACCTGTTCCACCGCCTAAGCCTCAGAATCGGAACAGCAACCCCTTAATGG CGGAGCTGTGCCAGGCACTGGGAGGAACCACACTCACACCTGTTGGATCTCGACCGTCACCACCACTTCCTCCCAAACGAGGACTTCCACCCCCTACAGATCCTGTGAGCAACAAAGAGAAATCCGTTCGACCTGTGTCTCTCCCTTCTCACCTCGCAAATGAAGTTCCAACACATACCCCACCATCTCCGACACATCCTGCTCATGCCCCCACATTGATGCCTTTGCCCTCCCAAGACCCCCCTCCAACAGAAATGCCTCTACCTAGTAATGAAGAGGAAAAAGATGATATACCACCTAATGTGCCTATACTACCTCTTCATATCCGCATTCAGCAGGCTCTCAACAGTCCGCAGCCAGTGCCCACATTGGATAATTCCCAGCGGGCACACTCCCTTTTGTTTGTTTCCAATGAAATGGGATCGGGAGAGGAGAGAACACGTGTGAGATCCTTGCCTGTCACTATAGAGCTTCTTAAAGT GCctgatgatgatgaagatgaaGAAGTGAGCCTCGGGGAGGAGGAGTTATATCCAGGAATAGGAAATTCTCATGCCTCAAGAGTGTATATTGGGGATGTTCCTGCTGTAACTGTAATACCAAGCTACATTCCGCCGTGccttcaggaggaggatgaagctGAATGCGTTAGTGATAGTGATTCAGAAGGACCAATACTGTAcaaggaggaggatgaagaggaggatgaTGAATCAGAAACAA GTGCCCTGGCCAATAAAGTGAAAAGGAAGGACACTCTGGCCATGAAGTTAGGTGGAAACATGGAGTTACCTCACCGGACCCGAGAAGAGTGGAATCAAATACGGGAGCAGATTGGCTCCCAGCTAAACCGAAGATTGAGCCAGAGACCCACCGCGGAGGAGCTGGAGCAGAGGAATATTCTGCAGT TAAAGAATGAGGCTGACCGGCTTGCAGAGAGACGGGAAATCAAGAGGCGACTGACCCGCAAG CTCAGTCAAAGACCTACAGTGGCTGAGTTGTTGGAGCGGAAGATTCTTAGATTCAATGAGTATGTGGAAGTAACAGATGCCCATGACTATGACAGAAGAGCTGATAAACCCTGGACTAAGCTCACCCCTTCAGACAAG GCAGCAATCCGTAAGGAACTAAATGACTTCAAGAGTACCGAGATGGCTGTGCATGAGGAGAGCAAACACTACACACG ATTTCATCGGCCTTGA
- the PHACTR4 gene encoding phosphatase and actin regulator 4 isoform X2, producing MSDGETESAPGHEEKEGDLRTAGTAAEEGDPPMVPPAPPTPPAKRKSKFSGIGKFFKPWKWRKRKSSDTFRETSEVLERKISMRKPREELIKRGVLVEVPEVPEDTSIKSESPPLRNGHMSQRPTESQDDEKKIERNNRPGSTGPRPISEGEHTQEVLRESLKQPHVLRESLKPPLLPPKRPLSTSNSGTQDHNKSQRPEQPQPVIRVANPTPSPAPRTMLPPSAPKQPPVPPPKPQNRNSNPLMAELCQALGGTTLTPVGSRPSPPLPPKRGLPPPTDPVSNKEKSVRPVSLPSHLANEVPTHTPPSPTHPAHAPTLMPLPSQDPPPTEMPLPSNEEEKDDIPPNVPILPLHIRIQQALNSPQPVPTLDNSQRAHSLLFVSNEMGSGEERTRVRSLPVTIELLKVPDDDEDEEVSLGEEELYPGIGNSHASRVYIGDVPAVTVIPSYIPPCLQEEDEAECVSDSDSEGPILYKEEDEEEDDESETSALANKVKRKDTLAMKLGGNMELPHRTREEWNQIREQIGSQLNRRLSQRPTAEELEQRNILQLKNEADRLAERREIKRRLTRKLSQRPTVAELLERKILRFNEYVEVTDAHDYDRRADKPWTKLTPSDKAAIRKELNDFKSTEMAVHEESKHYTRFHRP from the exons CAGAGGAGGGGGATCCTCCTATGGTGCCCCCAGCTCCTCCGACTCCACCTGCCAAAAGAAAGAGCAAGTTCTCTGGGATAGGAAAGTTCTTCAAACCTTggaaatggaggaagaggaagagcagtGATACCTTTCGTGAGACTTCAGAAG TGCTGGAAAGAAAGATTTCTATGAGAAAGCCCAGAGAAGAGCTAATAAAGAGAGGTGTTCTAGTGGAGGTACCTGAAGTACCTGAAG ATACTTCCATAAAATCTGAGTCCCCTCCTTTAAGAAATGGCCACATGAGTCAAAGGCCCACTGAGTCACaagatgatgaaaaaaaaatcgaGCGGAACAATCGACCAG GTTCAACGGGACCACGTCCCATTTCTGAAGGGGAACACACACAGGAAGTCTTACGGGAATCTTTAAAGCAGCCGCATGTCTTACGGGAATCCTTAAAACCACCACTTCTTCCTCCGAAAAGACCGCTTTCCACCTCTAATTCAGGGACTCAGGATCATAATAAGAGCCAACGACCAGAACAACCCCAGCCGGTGATACGCGTGGCAAACCCTACCCCTTCACCTGCACCTAGAACTATGCTACCGCCATCAGCACCTAAACAACCACCTGTTCCACCGCCTAAGCCTCAGAATCGGAACAGCAACCCCTTAATGG CGGAGCTGTGCCAGGCACTGGGAGGAACCACACTCACACCTGTTGGATCTCGACCGTCACCACCACTTCCTCCCAAACGAGGACTTCCACCCCCTACAGATCCTGTGAGCAACAAAGAGAAATCCGTTCGACCTGTGTCTCTCCCTTCTCACCTCGCAAATGAAGTTCCAACACATACCCCACCATCTCCGACACATCCTGCTCATGCCCCCACATTGATGCCTTTGCCCTCCCAAGACCCCCCTCCAACAGAAATGCCTCTACCTAGTAATGAAGAGGAAAAAGATGATATACCACCTAATGTGCCTATACTACCTCTTCATATCCGCATTCAGCAGGCTCTCAACAGTCCGCAGCCAGTGCCCACATTGGATAATTCCCAGCGGGCACACTCCCTTTTGTTTGTTTCCAATGAAATGGGATCGGGAGAGGAGAGAACACGTGTGAGATCCTTGCCTGTCACTATAGAGCTTCTTAAAGT GCctgatgatgatgaagatgaaGAAGTGAGCCTCGGGGAGGAGGAGTTATATCCAGGAATAGGAAATTCTCATGCCTCAAGAGTGTATATTGGGGATGTTCCTGCTGTAACTGTAATACCAAGCTACATTCCGCCGTGccttcaggaggaggatgaagctGAATGCGTTAGTGATAGTGATTCAGAAGGACCAATACTGTAcaaggaggaggatgaagaggaggatgaTGAATCAGAAACAA GTGCCCTGGCCAATAAAGTGAAAAGGAAGGACACTCTGGCCATGAAGTTAGGTGGAAACATGGAGTTACCTCACCGGACCCGAGAAGAGTGGAATCAAATACGGGAGCAGATTGGCTCCCAGCTAAACCGAAGATTGAGCCAGAGACCCACCGCGGAGGAGCTGGAGCAGAGGAATATTCTGCAGT TAAAGAATGAGGCTGACCGGCTTGCAGAGAGACGGGAAATCAAGAGGCGACTGACCCGCAAG CTCAGTCAAAGACCTACAGTGGCTGAGTTGTTGGAGCGGAAGATTCTTAGATTCAATGAGTATGTGGAAGTAACAGATGCCCATGACTATGACAGAAGAGCTGATAAACCCTGGACTAAGCTCACCCCTTCAGACAAG GCAGCAATCCGTAAGGAACTAAATGACTTCAAGAGTACCGAGATGGCTGTGCATGAGGAGAGCAAACACTACACACG ATTTCATCGGCCTTGA
- the PHACTR4 gene encoding phosphatase and actin regulator 4 isoform X4 produces the protein MGQAFLSRPVIPALQAEEGDPPMVPPAPPTPPAKRKSKFSGIGKFFKPWKWRKRKSSDTFRETSEVLERKISMRKPREELIKRGVLVEVPEVPEDTSIKSESPPLRNGHMSQRPTESQDDEKKIERNNRPGSTGPRPISEGEHTQEVLRESLKQPHVLRESLKPPLLPPKRPLSTSNSGTQDHNKSQRPEQPQPVIRVANPTPSPAPRTMLPPSAPKQPPVPPPKPQNRNSNPLMAELCQALGGTTLTPVGSRPSPPLPPKRGLPPPTDPVSNKEKSVRPVSLPSHLANEVPTHTPPSPTHPAHAPTLMPLPSQDPPPTEMPLPSNEEEKDDIPPNVPILPLHIRIQQALNSPQPVPTLDNSQRAHSLLFVSNEMGSGEERTRVRSLPVTIELLKVPDDDEDEEVSLGEEELYPGIGNSHASRVYIGDVPAVTVIPSYIPPCLQEEDEAECVSDSDSEGPILYKEEDEEEDDESETSALANKVKRKDTLAMKLGGNMELPHRTREEWNQIREQIGSQLNRRLSQRPTAEELEQRNILQLKNEADRLAERREIKRRLTRKLSQRPTVAELLERKILRFNEYVEVTDAHDYDRRADKPWTKLTPSDKAAIRKELNDFKSTEMAVHEESKHYTRFHRP, from the exons ATGGGGCAGGCATTCCTTTCTCGGCCTGTGATCCCAGCGTTGCAGG CAGAGGAGGGGGATCCTCCTATGGTGCCCCCAGCTCCTCCGACTCCACCTGCCAAAAGAAAGAGCAAGTTCTCTGGGATAGGAAAGTTCTTCAAACCTTggaaatggaggaagaggaagagcagtGATACCTTTCGTGAGACTTCAGAAG TGCTGGAAAGAAAGATTTCTATGAGAAAGCCCAGAGAAGAGCTAATAAAGAGAGGTGTTCTAGTGGAGGTACCTGAAGTACCTGAAG ATACTTCCATAAAATCTGAGTCCCCTCCTTTAAGAAATGGCCACATGAGTCAAAGGCCCACTGAGTCACaagatgatgaaaaaaaaatcgaGCGGAACAATCGACCAG GTTCAACGGGACCACGTCCCATTTCTGAAGGGGAACACACACAGGAAGTCTTACGGGAATCTTTAAAGCAGCCGCATGTCTTACGGGAATCCTTAAAACCACCACTTCTTCCTCCGAAAAGACCGCTTTCCACCTCTAATTCAGGGACTCAGGATCATAATAAGAGCCAACGACCAGAACAACCCCAGCCGGTGATACGCGTGGCAAACCCTACCCCTTCACCTGCACCTAGAACTATGCTACCGCCATCAGCACCTAAACAACCACCTGTTCCACCGCCTAAGCCTCAGAATCGGAACAGCAACCCCTTAATGG CGGAGCTGTGCCAGGCACTGGGAGGAACCACACTCACACCTGTTGGATCTCGACCGTCACCACCACTTCCTCCCAAACGAGGACTTCCACCCCCTACAGATCCTGTGAGCAACAAAGAGAAATCCGTTCGACCTGTGTCTCTCCCTTCTCACCTCGCAAATGAAGTTCCAACACATACCCCACCATCTCCGACACATCCTGCTCATGCCCCCACATTGATGCCTTTGCCCTCCCAAGACCCCCCTCCAACAGAAATGCCTCTACCTAGTAATGAAGAGGAAAAAGATGATATACCACCTAATGTGCCTATACTACCTCTTCATATCCGCATTCAGCAGGCTCTCAACAGTCCGCAGCCAGTGCCCACATTGGATAATTCCCAGCGGGCACACTCCCTTTTGTTTGTTTCCAATGAAATGGGATCGGGAGAGGAGAGAACACGTGTGAGATCCTTGCCTGTCACTATAGAGCTTCTTAAAGT GCctgatgatgatgaagatgaaGAAGTGAGCCTCGGGGAGGAGGAGTTATATCCAGGAATAGGAAATTCTCATGCCTCAAGAGTGTATATTGGGGATGTTCCTGCTGTAACTGTAATACCAAGCTACATTCCGCCGTGccttcaggaggaggatgaagctGAATGCGTTAGTGATAGTGATTCAGAAGGACCAATACTGTAcaaggaggaggatgaagaggaggatgaTGAATCAGAAACAA GTGCCCTGGCCAATAAAGTGAAAAGGAAGGACACTCTGGCCATGAAGTTAGGTGGAAACATGGAGTTACCTCACCGGACCCGAGAAGAGTGGAATCAAATACGGGAGCAGATTGGCTCCCAGCTAAACCGAAGATTGAGCCAGAGACCCACCGCGGAGGAGCTGGAGCAGAGGAATATTCTGCAGT TAAAGAATGAGGCTGACCGGCTTGCAGAGAGACGGGAAATCAAGAGGCGACTGACCCGCAAG CTCAGTCAAAGACCTACAGTGGCTGAGTTGTTGGAGCGGAAGATTCTTAGATTCAATGAGTATGTGGAAGTAACAGATGCCCATGACTATGACAGAAGAGCTGATAAACCCTGGACTAAGCTCACCCCTTCAGACAAG GCAGCAATCCGTAAGGAACTAAATGACTTCAAGAGTACCGAGATGGCTGTGCATGAGGAGAGCAAACACTACACACG ATTTCATCGGCCTTGA